In the Bacteroidota bacterium genome, ACTTAGATACACGCAGCGTTGCCAACATTATTCAACGCGGCGGCACCATCCTCAAAACTGCCCGAAGCAAACGATTCATGACCAAAGAAGGCATGAAAAAAGCTTACGATAATTTAGTAAAGCACGGCATTCAAGGCATTGTTGCCATTGGAGGAAACGGAACGTTTACCGGCGCTGCCGAATTTAGCTCCATCTATAAAATGCCCTTTATCGGTATACCCGGCACAATTGATAACGACCTAGCTGGAACCGATTTCACAATTGGATACGATACTGCCATCAACACTGTAATTAATGCAGTCGATAAAATTAGAGATACCGCCGAAAGTCACGACCGACTATTTTTTGTGGAAGTCATGGGTCGCGATGCCGGTCTAATTGCTTTAAACAGTGGAATTGGTGTAGGTGCCGAAAGTATTTTAATCCCCGAAACCAAAACCGATTTAAGCCACCTCATTGCGCGTTTGGAAAGAGGAAGAAAAAGCAAATCTTCCAAAATTATTATCGTTGCCGAAGGCGAAGAAGAAGGCGGAGCATTCGAAATTGCTCGAAAAGTAAAAGAGCGATT is a window encoding:
- the pfkA gene encoding 6-phosphofructokinase yields the protein MKKIAVFTSGGDSPGMNACIRAVVRTGIYHKLSVMGIMHGYEGMIDGEFINLDTRSVANIIQRGGTILKTARSKRFMTKEGMKKAYDNLVKHGIQGIVAIGGNGTFTGAAEFSSIYKMPFIGIPGTIDNDLAGTDFTIGYDTAINTVINAVDKIRDTAESHDRLFFVEVMGRDAGLIALNSGIGVGAESILIPETKTDLSHLIARLERGRKSKSSKIIIVAEGEEEGGAFEIARKVKERFNQYDTRVSILGHMQRGGSPSCNDRVLASRLGFMAVEALISGKDGQMVGVINNEVAYTPFSQAIKHIEETDQEIMRMIEILSL